CTCTACGTACTTTGCCTGTTCCCTATTTAAATAGTTCACTGAAGTTATAGCTACTTATATTTTTGTTCTGAAATAACCCTTCTATTGCCTTACCAAGCCACCTGCCTATTGCATAACTAACCCACCAGTCAACCTATCCATTCTATCAGTCAGCTACTGACTTGATCAATGTACTCTCAAACAATTGGTTCATAAACTGATTTACCCACCTGCCGGGCTACTTCCTACTGAGAAAACAACCTAAAAACTTAACTACCCACAAAACAAACCTCCATCTGAATAATCTGTTAATTTAACTGACCGAGTAATCTATCTACTACACAAAGGACCCAAGTACCTACCAACCATCCCTCTACCAACCAAGCTACCCACCTACACCTACCAAGTTACTTATCAGCCCATCTAAGACAACAATCAGCCTAGTAATTGATTTGCCCAACTACTTGTGTATCACCCCTCTACCTACTTATGTAATGAATCATTATCCAACCTTCCGACAAACACCTTTCATATCAACCGACCAATCACCCTACCAACCAGACAGCTGATCTGCCCGACTACCCATCTACCACCCTTCTACCTACCTATGATCTACCTATCAACAGGCCATCTTAAAAAAATTGCTGACCAACTGGTCTACCCGGCGATCTACCACCCCAATTGACCAACCTCCTGATCTCTGTCAAACAAACCCTGAACTGTATCAGCCTAGCTAACAGTCTGTATAATTTAACTGTGTGCTCCCACTGCAAAGGTAGAATAATTCCTCTCTTCCTCAATACTTTTCAGGAAACAAGGTTCTGAACCAAATGGGCTTGAGCCTGTTGGGGTCAACACTGAAAGGAGGTAAATTCAAAGCTCCGAATCCCAGCCAGGCTCTGAAAGACATGTATCATTTCCGCCACCACCTGCATCGTTTTGCCTGCCATGTAAATGTGGGAGAAAAACTTACCAAGCACGAGGAGGATTGCCTCAGAAAACTTTCCCATGACTGCTCCACCTACTTGCGGATGAAGGCGCATGACTGCTCCTCCTATACACAGGTGGTGTCCATACTCACCGACCTCTTCAAAAAGTCAGGCATGCCACAGGTGTGTTGAATTTTTTAAAAGTGCTTCTTTCACTAGAACAAAGCAGAAGCTGTCATGATATGCACCACTGGGAATGTCTCTTTTCATATCTCATTCCAGGTAAGCGACAGCTGCCCTATTAAGAATGCAAAGGACCAAGTGCTCCTCCATATGGGCACAGAGTTGTATAAGGTTTGCAAAAATCCCGATGAACTCCTGCCCTGCCTCATCAAGGACAACCCACTGCTCCCAGTGGTCTATAACTACAAGATCACAGTTGATGTCAACACGGCAGGTCAGATGTCCCTGTTTTAGATGATGAGGAAACCACTAAATTTGTTTGTGAATGGTTCCCATTTGTGCTCTGAACTGACGTGCGATGCTGTCTGGGTTTGATGGTGTGTTACAGGTGGCGAGGAGTGGATCAGTTCAGGTCTCTACCTTTCTCCTGGTATGAAGACCTACATAGCCATACCAAAGGAGATCGTCAATAAGGGATGGAAGGTACAGCTTGCAAACCAAACAGCTAATTGAGTTTATTGTCTTTCTGATAACCAAATGTCTTCATTGAGTTCTGTTTTATCCCGTTAAAGCCTCCGTCCCCATCATCTTTACTtcatttcctttcctttccaTCCACAGATTCAGATAGGCTGTCAAACAGATACTTTGAAATCGAACGAGCTGAAAAGAGCACCATCTGTTCACGAGcggtttcctgtttcctctgagatGATGCTGGTGTGGAACCTCTGGGGGGGGCTCATCTACCTGGTGGCCCCACCCAAAACACAAGTGCAGGGGGTAGAAGCCATCGTGCAGATGGCAGTACCTGCTCCGTACTACAAATGTGGTGAGATGCCGAGAGCCTCGTTAGGTGTCTTTGAAATTTAAGTGAAATAATTTCAGTTTATCAGGCTTCCCTGTGAACAGTGTATAACTGGTGATATTTATTCTTATCATTAAGTTAGCTGAGTCACCAGAACACTTTGGTAGTTTTCAGTGCATTTAACAATAAGATGGGGAGTTTAAAATCCGTTTGTTATTTCAGGGGTGACGACGGCAGAGCAGTGGGCGCTGCTGCGCACAGCTCCGTCGCCCTGGGCAGAGCTGGAGTTTGAGAACATCATCCTCACTGTACCGTCAGAGGTCATTCGCAGCCTGGACCGCCCCGATAAGCTGCAGTTGCTGTGGGATGAAATCATGAGGGGCATCGCTGACCTGGCCGCCGTACCACACAAATTTGTCCGCAAGGAGCGCTTTGTGGCCGATGTGCAGATTTCTCATGGTACACAGTAGTACCTCTTAACTATTATACTGTGAAGCCAGTGTTGAACATTGAAGTTAAGGGTCttctgaatatattttttaGTCAGCTTATTACCAAACAATATTTGTAAAATGAGGTGTAGCAGCTTTAACACTCGTGGTAACACCATGATATCGACAGGAATCATGTCTTATTGAGCTGGtacaaaaaatacatgaaattatAATATTTGCTTCGATCAGTAGGTATAATACATAATGATAAATCATGTTTACTGATATCATTATGGATCTATCTAGAATATAGAATAAGACAGAAAGTCATGCAATCAGCCAGCTGGGCACAGAAAGGCCGTCACCcaaatgtgcacacacacactaactcaAAGTGAACCACCACTAACCACAGTCTGTAGAGATTGCACAAGGGGTATAAAGGGTATTGAATTACGAGATGTTCTGTCTGCCTCATCACAGTACTCGTGgattaaaacatttcaacaacagaCTGATCAGTTTGATAACCATGCACACTAGACTTGTGTTTTGCTTTATTCGGGTATGTTTGTCAATTAACAATTACGTCTTATAGGCTCAAGTTGACATTCAACACTCTCCCCTCAGGGTTCATGCATGCAGGTTATCCTGTCATGACACATAAGTCCTCTGCAGCTGCGCTGGTCAACGTTGAAGGTGCCAGGACTAAAGGCATGTGGGGCGCCATCCATGAGCTTGGTCACAACCAACAGAGAGGCTCTTGGGAGTTCCCGCCACACACCACGGAGGCCACGTGCAACTTGTGGTCAGTGTACGTGCACGAGGAGGTGCTGAATCTCAAACGGGAAAAGGTGAATGTGCAAAACACATAATTTCCAAACAAGCTTTTTTCTCTTAAGCTTAACCTGAAACTGCAGTGGTTGGCGCTCGTCTCATTTCCTCTTGTTTCATGCAGGTTCATAATGCTGTGAAGCCAGAAAATCGAAGCAAGCGAATAGAGGGGTATGTTAAAGGGGGCCGGAAACTGAGCGACTGGTCGATGTGGACAGCCCTGGAGACGTATTTGCAGGTAGAAACAACAGCTCTTTTTAACAACAACATAGTTCGTTATGTGTTTAAATAATCAAATGAGGCTGAAAGTGTCCTTGTACTAAATTACCTCCTAAttaccttttttctttctccatagCTCCAGGGCCAGTTTGGCTGGGACGCCTTCAAAAAGGTGTTTGCTGCCTACCAAAAAATGACCAATATTCCAAAGGATAAGCACGCAAAAATGAACCTGTATGCAGAGACCTTCTCGCAGACTGTGGGGATGAATCTGTGTGGATTCTTCCAGGCCTGGGGCTGGCCCATCGAGGCAGACACTGAGCAGAAACTCTCCAACCTGCCTCCCTGGAGCGACCACCCACTGGTCCGATTCGGTTGAAGTGGCTTTCATGAGACTGTTACATGGACTATGAAACAGGAAATTCCCTTTAATGCCTTTACCATAGTTTTGTTGGTGGTGCACTTTACCTGTATTTATTTACAACATTCAGAGATACACACTACATGCTTTACCTACTGAGCGATTAATTGATCCTCATTGCACTTCTtattctgcttcctgctcagcCTTTACCAggtctttatttaaaaatcagCACACTCAGTGAAACATAAATAATCCTGAAACTGAATTTCATACGTCATTGCCATGGCATGTATATGCTGcaatcaaggaaaaaaaaaactcagctaaTGAAGCCTCTGCCTGTAGTACTGTcatgcaaaaaagaaacttttaaaataaaaattatgcATTTACATCTTACAACCTGTAATGCATTGATGCAATTGTGACACTGTGCTCGAATGACTGTCATTGCTGGAATATTTGCTTCacactgaatttttttcttgaattattttgaaaagggaaaacaaaacacaacaatctTGCTAATTATTCAGGTCGACCAGTtatttttgaaatgtaattattagttgttgttgttctgttcataattagttttttgttgtttttttgggtgcAATGTGGGCATTTCTTTGGTTTTACCGGGGAAGCTTTAAATTTTTAATCTTCCAAATGTTATCattataaagacaaaaacattttccagtGTATATTATTAAATACTGTCAAAGTAAATATTCACTCAGCTGTCTGCCTGTTATTATTTCCATTTGTGGGTGACTCCAAAGGCAAATAAAGGTGTACTCAGAGTGACTGACATGAGTAAACTGATCTCCCCGTCACACGTGTCCTCATGCACTTAGCTTTACTGCTGTCCACAGTGAAAATATCCCCGGTTGATTTTGTatattctctctgttttctctgagcaCTGAAGTTTTCTTCCCATGCTGCAAACGCAAACATTTGATATTGCTCAAGTGTTAATTTTTCTGGTggcttttttcctttcctccgCCTATCTATATTTTCTCCACATTATGTTCTTCAAACTGGCTCATTTGTTGTTTGACTCTCAATGACAATGATTGATTTGATGAgaggattaaaaacaacaggCGGTAACATTTATACATACTGAAGGAGCTGTAGTTGACAAATTCAAGGTTGATTAAAGACTGAAGTTACATCAATGACAGCAGAATGCAAAGACTTCCTGTTCAGTTTCAACAATAATTCAGTGTGTCAGCCCAATTACTTTATTATATgttgtataattaaaaaaaataaaagtttcaaaCCCAAACTATGATACAAGTTTAGTTATTATCTGTCTCTTTATTAAGAATTATGCCTGTGTTCACATACACATTCATACACCACTGACAGAGGTTCCAAAAGCAGTACTTACATAGTGTTGTTTTCATTGCTGTCTGTATTGTGGACCACCATGTCTGCTTGGTGATTCCATAACAGGCCACACATGTTCCTTGTACACTTGTCCGGGCTGATCATGTGTAACTTGATGATGCAGGCTATCTGGCGTCCATCACTGAATGTCATTGACCTTTTGTCCGTCGTTTCCCACCCCATTGGTTTAGTCTGCTTTGCGTACTTTTTAACCTTTGTCTGACGCAGGTTTGAGCGAATTATTGGTGACGTCCATGGCGCTGACCATGGTGCTGAAGGTGCCAGATTTCCAGCAGGTCActgtttaatgataaatccGTGGGagtgtccatggtgctgaaataacaCAAATTGCATTGCGAAACTAATTGTAattattttatcattattaaCGCGACTAATTGATCTGCTGTGT
The sequence above is a segment of the Salarias fasciatus chromosome 14, fSalaFa1.1, whole genome shotgun sequence genome. Coding sequences within it:
- the LOC115400346 gene encoding TRPM8 channel-associated factor homolog, coding for MSHQPTQNQHEEAYLSITKGLRELDLRAAAVPCDLVLIGDHAFPIAMNSQGQVLMAASFYGKGRIVVMGHEGYLHSFPDVVKNAVTWLRGDGSNNLSVGVHNNLKAVADNLQKSGFQAGVVGGFSDKLGAGVYVTDAYSVGNNPKDLVAFMRDGGGVLIAGQAWHWASAHGKDKTLHHFDGNKVAGVAGIYFSDHAAEKENLPVYPQIPSSWMAVVLGKDFEDDLRFLLQGISEFDIPNGITASEILVHGPLAFPIGCTNDKQAFLAGGYYGQGRVIVASHEGLLKLEEMAPFWKNALLWLDEGRNGVVGAANDQIRKVLGHSGLKCEKTDFKRGLSVFVSPSSIDKHADEILDFVAEGGGLLVGGHAWWWAQTHKDQSPLVDFPGNKVLNQMGLSLLGSTLKGGKFKAPNPSQALKDMYHFRHHLHRFACHVNVGEKLTKHEEDCLRKLSHDCSTYLRMKAHDCSSYTQVVSILTDLFKKSGMPQVSDSCPIKNAKDQVLLHMGTELYKVCKNPDELLPCLIKDNPLLPVVYNYKITVDVNTAGGEEWISSGLYLSPGMKTYIAIPKEIVNKGWKIQIGCQTDTLKSNELKRAPSVHERFPVSSEMMLVWNLWGGLIYLVAPPKTQVQGVEAIVQMAVPAPYYKCGVTTAEQWALLRTAPSPWAELEFENIILTVPSEVIRSLDRPDKLQLLWDEIMRGIADLAAVPHKFVRKERFVADVQISHGFMHAGYPVMTHKSSAAALVNVEGARTKGMWGAIHELGHNQQRGSWEFPPHTTEATCNLWSVYVHEEVLNLKREKVHNAVKPENRSKRIEGYVKGGRKLSDWSMWTALETYLQLQGQFGWDAFKKVFAAYQKMTNIPKDKHAKMNLYAETFSQTVGMNLCGFFQAWGWPIEADTEQKLSNLPPWSDHPLVRFG